A single window of Watersipora subatra chromosome 9, tzWatSuba1.1, whole genome shotgun sequence DNA harbors:
- the LOC137404524 gene encoding vacuolar protein sorting-associated protein VTA1 homolog, protein MASSMPPLPAHYKSLQHYLKTAQEHEQKYPVVSYYCRMYVLQTGMELDRSSPEAKAVLMYLMEQLEHMKAAMAGEEAIKSDTVAQAHVEHYALKLFAHADSEDRAARHNKNVVKAFYNASLLFEVLTVFGPLNEDIQKYKKYARYKSAYINKCLKAGMAPVPGPVDDEGQEMDIGNLSIASYMATRDHGGASGVDNASGGEPGGSSSSYQAPPAASGGGQAAAAASAGYEQPAADTSSDTIVDWDKATKFTKFAASSLTYEDKDGAVEYLRKALNVLTLGHE, encoded by the exons ATGGCATCCTCCATGCCCCCACTTCCTGCCCATTATAAATCGCTTCAACACTATTTAAAAACTGCCCAAGAACATGAACAAAAGTATCCAGTTGTATCATACTATT GTCGCATGTATGTGCTGCAAACTGGAATGGAGCTTGACAGGTCAAGCCCTGAAGCTAAAGCCGTACTGATGTATCTCATGGAACAGTTAGAGCAT ATGAAGGCAGCCATGGCAGGTGAAGAGGCCATAAAGTCGGACACAGTTGCGCAGGCTCACGTCGAGCACTATGCTCTCAAGCTATTTGCCCACGCTGACTCAGAGGACAGGGCAGCTAGGCACAATAA AAATGTGGTGAAAGCATTCTACAATGCTTCTTTGCTATTTGAGGTGCTTACTGTGTTTGGACCATTGAATGAAGAC ATACAAAAATATAAGAAATATGCTCGCTACAAGTCTGCTTACATAAACAAGTGTTTGAAGGCGGGGATGGCTCCTGTACCCGGTCCAGTTGATGATGAAGGCCAGGAAATGG ATATAGGCAACCTCTCCATAGCATCATACATGGCTACTCGAGACCATGGAGGCGCTTCTGGTGTTGATAACGCTTCAGGAGGTGAGCCAGGAGGCAGCAGCAGCAGCTATCAAGCTCCTCCGGCAGCCAGTGGTGGCGGCCAAGCTGCCGCGGCAGCGAGTGCTGGTTATGAGCAGCCAGCCGCTGACACATCTA GTGACACTATCGTGGATTGGGATAAGGCTACAAAGTTTACCAAGTTTGCCGCTAGCTCACTAACTTATGAAGATAAAGATGGGGCCGTAGAATACCTTCGTAAAGCTCTTAATGTTTTGACCCTGGGCCATGAGTGA
- the LOC137404527 gene encoding STING ER exit protein-like — protein MSKKVAKKPLVATEDNDVQVKQEKPLYIYYCICGQMSLILDCPMEKLPTRPRDNSKCIDSQRHAHRMTADNDEPVHIRREEGIEKQYRMKCKKCGLPIFYQHQDPVTIKKCPIKFILPGALTIKGDGKSSVYDQVKAKRQDRVVVKRKTKDMGKFSSVTVSTVEEEEDELDDKLIADSYAANAKVIAKQMARKGLLKRESEPQQNTLEKRSKGTLIDK, from the exons ATGTCCAAGAAGGTAGCAAAGAAACCTTTGGTTGCCACAGAAGACAATGATGTTCAAGTTAAACAAGAAAAGCctctatacatatattactGTATCTGTGGACAAATGAGCTTAATATTGGATTGTCCAATGGAAAAACTTCCGACCAGGCCTAGAGATAACTCTAAATGCATTGACAGTCAGAGACACGCTCATAGGATGACAGCGGACAATGATGAGCCTGTTCATATACGAAGAGAAGAAG GCATTGAAAAGCAGTACAGAATGAAATGCAAGAAGTGTGGACTCCCAATTTTCTATCAACATCAAGATCCTGTAACAATTAAAAAATGTCCGATAAAATTCATACTACCAGGAGCCTTAACGATCAAAGGAGATGGCAAGTCGAGTGTATATGACCAGGTCAAGGCCAAAAGACAGGATAGG GTGGTGGTCAAACGAAAAACAAAGGATATGGGTAAATTCTCTTCTGTCACTGTGTCAACTGTGGAGGAGGAAGAGGACGAGCTTGATGACAAGCTAATTGCTGACTCATACGCTGCCAATGCCAAAGTTATCGCCAAGCAGATGGCGAGGAAAGGGCTACTAAAGCGAGAG TCTGAACCACAACAGAACACACTGGAGAAGAGGTCAAAGGGAACCCTAATTGATAAGTGA